One Candidatus Nezhaarchaeota archaeon genomic region harbors:
- a CDS encoding helix-turn-helix domain-containing protein, whose amino-acid sequence MSEEVKKKVLEALKSEAKGAAALTISRRVGLPLMDTLRILEEMVREGIVERRGKAYRLIRA is encoded by the coding sequence TTGAGTGAGGAGGTCAAGAAGAAGGTCCTAGAGGCCTTAAAGAGCGAGGCTAAGGGGGCGGCTGCCTTGACAATCTCTAGGAGGGTCGGGCTGCCGCTCATGGACACGCTCAGGATCCTAGAGGAGATGGTGAGGGAGGGGATAGTGGAGAGGAGGGGCAAGGCCTACAGGCTGATAAGGGCCTAG